A window of the Roseburia sp. 831b genome harbors these coding sequences:
- the ispG gene encoding flavodoxin-dependent (E)-4-hydroxy-3-methylbut-2-enyl-diphosphate synthase, which produces MERKNTKIVKIGDRVIGGGNPILIQSMTNTKTEDVAATVAQIKQLTAAGCDIIRCAVPTMEAAKALGEIKKQISIPLVADIHFDYRLAIAAMENGADKIRINPGNIGSTERVKAVVDVAKERNIPIRVGVNSGSLEKDLVEKYHGVTAEGIVESALDKVKLIEDMGYDNLVISIKSSDVLMCVKAHELISEKTTHPLHVGITESGTIISGNIKSSIGLGLILSQGIGDTIRVSLTGDPLEEIKSAKLILRTLGLRKGGVEVVSCPTCGRTRIDLIRLANQVENMVADIPLDIKVAVMGCVVNGPGEAKEADIGIAGGIGEGLIIKHGEVYKKVPEDQLLEALRYELLHWNEA; this is translated from the coding sequence ATGGAACGAAAAAATACGAAAATTGTAAAAATTGGAGACAGAGTCATCGGTGGAGGCAATCCAATCCTGATTCAGTCTATGACAAATACAAAGACAGAAGATGTAGCAGCTACGGTTGCACAGATTAAACAGCTTACGGCGGCAGGATGTGATATTATCCGCTGTGCAGTTCCAACGATGGAGGCTGCAAAGGCTTTGGGTGAAATCAAAAAGCAGATATCCATTCCTTTGGTGGCGGATATTCATTTTGATTACCGTCTTGCGATTGCGGCCATGGAAAATGGGGCGGACAAGATTCGTATCAATCCTGGCAATATCGGCAGCACAGAACGTGTCAAAGCGGTGGTAGACGTCGCAAAAGAGCGCAACATTCCAATCCGTGTCGGAGTCAACAGTGGTTCTTTAGAAAAAGACCTTGTGGAAAAATACCATGGTGTGACCGCAGAAGGGATTGTGGAGAGCGCCTTAGATAAGGTGAAATTAATCGAAGATATGGGATACGATAATCTTGTGATTAGTATCAAATCTTCGGATGTTTTGATGTGCGTGAAGGCACACGAACTGATTTCGGAAAAGACAACGCATCCACTTCATGTTGGAATTACAGAGTCCGGTACCATCATCAGCGGCAATATCAAATCCTCCATCGGATTAGGTCTGATTTTAAGTCAGGGCATTGGAGATACCATCCGTGTTTCTTTGACGGGAGATCCGTTAGAGGAGATTAAGTCTGCAAAACTGATTTTAAGAACATTAGGTTTAAGAAAAGGCGGGGTTGAAGTTGTTTCCTGCCCAACCTGTGGACGAACCAGAATCGATTTGATTCGTCTTGCAAACCAGGTGGAGAACATGGTGGCAGATATTCCGCTCGATATAAAAGTGGCTGTTATGGGCTGCGTGGTAAACGGTCCGGGAGAAGCAAAAGAGGCAGATATTGGCATCGCCGGAGGAATTGGCGAAGGACTTATCATCAAGCATGGAGAGGTCTATAAGAAGGTTCCGGAGGATCAGTTGTTAGAAGCACTCAGATATGAACTGCTTCACTGGAATGAGGCGTAG
- the pheA gene encoding prephenate dehydratase, with amino-acid sequence MRDLLELRDEIDRIDEQIVQLYEDRMKISEQVAEYKISTGKKVFDKEREVSKLKTLSGLAHTTFTKHGVRELFEQIMAMSRKKQYQLLTQHGLTEQLDFKVVDGIDYSNARIVFQGVDGANSQMAMKEYFGENANSFHVDTFRDAMEAIQNGSANYAVLPIENSSAGFVTQSFDLLVEYDACIVGEQIIKIDHALLGVKGATKEDISIVYSHPQALMQCSDYLESHPNWSQKSFVNTATAAKKVMEDGLKNRAAIANIKTADIYGLNVLEDTIQDNKDNYTRFIIVTSQKIFEKKAGKVSICFEIPHESGSLYHMLSHFIYNDLNMVKIESRPIKEKAWEYRFFIDFEGNLNDGAVTNALRGLSEECNNLKILGNY; translated from the coding sequence ATGAGAGACTTATTAGAGTTAAGAGATGAAATTGACCGCATTGACGAGCAGATTGTGCAGTTGTACGAAGATAGAATGAAGATATCCGAACAGGTTGCAGAATATAAGATATCAACCGGGAAAAAGGTGTTTGACAAGGAACGAGAGGTTTCGAAATTAAAAACCTTGTCAGGGCTTGCACATACTACATTTACCAAACACGGAGTCCGGGAATTGTTTGAACAGATTATGGCGATGAGCCGGAAAAAGCAATATCAGCTTCTGACGCAGCATGGACTTACGGAGCAGCTTGATTTTAAGGTGGTAGACGGAATTGATTATTCCAATGCCAGAATTGTATTTCAGGGTGTGGATGGTGCCAACAGCCAGATGGCGATGAAAGAATATTTTGGTGAGAACGCCAACAGTTTTCATGTAGATACTTTCCGCGATGCGATGGAAGCAATTCAGAATGGAAGTGCAAACTATGCAGTGCTTCCGATTGAAAATTCTTCCGCCGGATTTGTCACCCAAAGCTTTGATCTTTTGGTGGAATATGATGCCTGCATTGTCGGTGAGCAGATTATCAAGATTGACCATGCCCTGCTTGGAGTAAAAGGTGCCACAAAGGAGGATATTTCAATCGTTTATTCTCATCCACAGGCATTGATGCAGTGCTCCGATTATTTGGAAAGCCATCCGAACTGGAGCCAGAAAAGCTTTGTCAACACGGCAACTGCTGCAAAGAAGGTAATGGAGGATGGTTTGAAGAATCGGGCCGCCATTGCAAACATCAAAACCGCAGATATTTATGGGCTTAATGTTTTAGAAGATACCATTCAGGACAACAAGGACAACTATACCAGATTTATCATTGTGACGTCACAGAAGATTTTTGAAAAGAAAGCCGGAAAAGTCAGCATCTGTTTCGAAATTCCGCATGAGAGCGGTTCCTTGTATCACATGCTGTCACATTTTATTTACAACGACTTAAACATGGTAAAAATCGAATCCAGACCAATCAAGGAAAAAGCCTGGGAATATCGTTTCTTCATCGATTTTGAAGGAAACTTAAACGACGGAGCGGTTACAAACGCATTAAGAGGACTTTCAGAAGAATGTAATAACTTAAAAATACTTGGAAATTATTAG
- a CDS encoding PolC-type DNA polymerase III, which produces MSKFFFEVFPTLSIQGDTKKLLEETQVVKIGMNPEKTRIRVYLNGPRLIYKKNIYQIEKSIKDQLFPKREMQVKVIEKYQLSGQYTPQKLMDVYLDSILDELKDYSLMEYNLLRSAKMEFPQTNQMRLTLENTIIAQTKSHEIVEFLEKVVCERCGLDLAVLLEYEEPQESKYRKNSDLQIQMEVSNVLKRTNFDQKHTQEESGEMQTPVANSNTTSGGSVPKTDTISENNAKSTSNSKNDAGKPAAKKADFTKKEFKKKYDGGYGGGYKKSDNPDVIYGRDFEDEPIEIEKIVGEMGEVVIRCQVMTLETREIRNEKTIVIMSVTDFTDSIVLKIFTRNDQLPDLLDGLKKGAFLKIKGVTTIDKFDSELTIGSIVGIKKIPDFTTSRMDTSAQKRVELHCHTKMSDMDGVSDVKDIVKRAMKWGHKAIAITDHGDVQAFPDANHTVSPDDDFKVIYGVEAYLVDDLKDIITNSRGQGLNDTYVVFDIETTGFSPDLNKIIEIGAVKVENGSITERFSTFVNPEVPIPFNIEELTSIRDDMVMDAPKIETILPEFMEFCKGAIMVAHNADFDMSFIHKNCERQGLPCDYTIIDTVALARILLPNLNRFKLDTVAKALGVSLDNHHRAVDDAGCTAEIFVKFIEMLKERGAENLDDVNKMGSTSVETIKKLPTYHAIMLATNDTGRINLYKLVSMSHLTYYNKRPRIPKSEFVKYREGILLGSACEAGELYRSLVGGRPPEEIARIVDFYDYLEIQPLGNNAFMLRSEKEPINTIEELQDVNRKIVKLGEQFHKLVVATCDVHFLDPQDEVYRRIIMAGKGFKDADDQAPLYLRTTEEMLAEFEYLGSAKAEEVVITNPNKIADMCEKIAPVRPDKCPPVIENSDQMLRDICYTKAHHMYGDELPAIVKERLDRELNSIISNGYAVMYIIAQKLVWKSNEDGYLVGSRGSVGSSFAATTSGITEVNPLPAHYRCEYCKYSDFDSPEVKAFSGRSGCDMPDKICPVCGKKLVKDGFDIPFETFLGFKGNKEPDIDLNFSGEYQSKAHAYCEVIFGYGQTFRAGTIGTLADKTAFGYIKNYYEERGVRKRNCEIDRIVQGCVGVRRTTGQHPGGIVVLPVGEEINTFTPVQHPANDMTTATVTTHFDYHSIDHNLLKLDILGHDDPTMIRMLQDLTGIDPQTIPLDDKAVMNLFKNTKSLGLEPEDIKGCPLGCLGIPEFGTDFAMQMVIDAKPQEFSDLIRISGLSHGTDVWLGNAQTLIESGIATISTAICTRDDIMIYLIQKGLESELSFTIMESVRKGKGLKEEWKEEMLAHDVPQWYIDSCLKIKYMFPKAHAAAYVMMAWRIAYCKVFYPLAYYAAFFSIRATGFTYELMCQGEERLLYFMSDYEKRKDSLSKKEQDTYKDMKIVQEMYARGFDFTPIDIYRAKPDRFQIIDGKLMPALNTIEGMGDNAAVAVAEAAKDGKFLSKDDFRQRTKVSKSTIDLMSDLGLLGDMPESNQLSLFDFT; this is translated from the coding sequence ATGTCAAAATTCTTTTTTGAAGTATTTCCGACGTTATCGATACAAGGAGATACAAAGAAATTATTAGAGGAAACACAGGTCGTTAAAATAGGCATGAATCCGGAAAAAACAAGGATTCGTGTCTATTTAAACGGCCCACGTTTGATTTATAAAAAGAATATTTATCAGATTGAAAAATCCATCAAAGACCAGCTTTTCCCAAAGAGAGAGATGCAGGTAAAGGTGATCGAAAAGTATCAGCTATCGGGGCAGTATACGCCACAGAAACTGATGGATGTCTATCTGGACAGTATTTTAGATGAGTTAAAAGATTATAGCCTGATGGAATACAATCTGCTCCGTTCTGCCAAAATGGAGTTCCCACAGACAAACCAGATGCGCCTTACCTTAGAGAATACCATTATTGCGCAGACGAAGTCACATGAGATTGTGGAATTTTTAGAGAAGGTTGTCTGTGAAAGATGCGGTCTTGATTTAGCGGTTCTCCTTGAGTATGAGGAACCACAGGAGAGCAAATACCGCAAAAACAGTGACCTCCAGATTCAGATGGAAGTTTCGAATGTCTTAAAAAGAACCAATTTCGACCAAAAACACACGCAGGAAGAATCCGGGGAGATGCAGACACCTGTTGCAAATTCAAACACAACATCTGGTGGAAGTGTACCAAAAACCGACACAATTTCCGAAAATAATGCAAAAAGCACTTCAAATTCGAAAAATGATGCAGGAAAACCTGCAGCAAAAAAAGCAGATTTTACCAAAAAAGAATTCAAGAAAAAGTACGATGGCGGTTACGGTGGAGGATACAAAAAATCCGACAACCCAGATGTTATCTATGGACGTGATTTTGAGGACGAGCCAATCGAAATCGAAAAAATTGTCGGTGAGATGGGTGAGGTTGTCATCCGCTGTCAGGTTATGACACTTGAGACGCGTGAGATCCGAAACGAAAAGACCATCGTCATTATGTCTGTGACGGATTTTACAGATTCGATTGTATTAAAAATCTTTACAAGAAATGACCAGCTGCCAGATTTATTAGATGGTCTGAAAAAAGGTGCATTCCTTAAAATCAAGGGTGTCACCACAATTGATAAATTTGACAGTGAGCTTACGATTGGGTCAATTGTCGGAATCAAGAAGATACCGGATTTTACCACATCACGAATGGATACGAGTGCACAAAAACGTGTGGAATTGCACTGCCATACCAAGATGAGCGATATGGATGGTGTATCTGATGTAAAAGATATTGTAAAAAGAGCCATGAAATGGGGACACAAAGCAATTGCAATTACCGACCACGGAGATGTACAGGCTTTCCCGGATGCCAATCATACGGTGTCACCGGACGATGATTTTAAGGTTATCTACGGTGTGGAAGCATACCTGGTAGATGACTTGAAGGATATCATTACGAATTCCAGAGGACAGGGTTTAAACGATACCTATGTCGTGTTTGACATAGAGACGACGGGCTTCAGCCCTGACCTAAATAAGATTATCGAGATTGGTGCGGTAAAAGTAGAGAATGGTTCCATCACGGAGCGCTTTTCTACGTTTGTAAACCCGGAGGTCCCAATTCCGTTTAACATCGAGGAATTAACCTCAATTCGGGATGATATGGTGATGGATGCACCGAAGATTGAAACCATTTTGCCGGAGTTTATGGAGTTTTGCAAAGGTGCCATCATGGTTGCGCACAATGCGGACTTTGATATGAGTTTTATCCATAAAAACTGTGAGAGACAGGGATTGCCATGCGATTATACGATTATTGATACGGTGGCACTTGCAAGAATTCTTCTGCCGAACCTAAACCGTTTTAAACTGGATACGGTTGCAAAAGCACTTGGTGTCTCTTTGGACAATCATCATCGTGCGGTGGACGATGCGGGCTGTACGGCGGAGATTTTTGTAAAATTTATCGAGATGCTAAAAGAGCGTGGAGCCGAAAACTTAGACGACGTCAATAAAATGGGTTCGACTTCCGTTGAGACGATAAAGAAGCTTCCAACGTATCATGCCATCATGCTTGCCACAAACGATACGGGACGAATCAACCTGTACAAACTTGTCTCGATGTCGCATTTAACCTATTACAACAAAAGACCGCGAATTCCAAAGAGTGAGTTTGTAAAATACCGGGAGGGAATTTTGCTTGGTTCTGCCTGTGAGGCAGGTGAATTGTATCGTTCGCTGGTGGGAGGAAGACCGCCGGAAGAGATTGCAAGAATCGTAGATTTCTATGATTATTTAGAGATTCAGCCGCTTGGCAACAATGCATTTATGCTGCGAAGTGAAAAGGAACCAATCAACACGATAGAGGAACTGCAGGATGTCAATCGTAAGATTGTGAAGTTAGGAGAACAGTTCCATAAGTTAGTTGTGGCTACCTGTGATGTTCATTTCTTGGACCCGCAGGATGAAGTGTACCGTAGAATTATTATGGCTGGAAAAGGATTTAAGGATGCAGATGACCAGGCACCGCTATACCTTCGTACCACGGAGGAGATGCTCGCAGAATTCGAGTATCTTGGAAGTGCAAAAGCGGAGGAGGTTGTCATCACTAATCCGAACAAGATTGCGGATATGTGTGAAAAGATTGCTCCGGTCCGCCCGGATAAATGTCCGCCGGTCATTGAAAATTCCGACCAGATGCTCCGTGACATCTGTTACACCAAAGCACATCATATGTATGGGGATGAGCTACCGGCAATTGTAAAAGAGCGGTTGGACCGAGAACTGAACTCCATTATATCCAACGGATATGCCGTAATGTACATCATTGCGCAGAAGCTGGTGTGGAAATCCAATGAGGACGGTTACCTGGTAGGTTCGCGAGGATCGGTAGGTTCTTCCTTTGCAGCAACGACATCCGGTATCACGGAGGTAAATCCGCTTCCGGCACATTACCGGTGTGAATATTGTAAGTACAGTGACTTTGACTCGCCGGAGGTAAAGGCATTTTCCGGCCGAAGCGGTTGTGATATGCCAGACAAAATCTGTCCGGTCTGTGGCAAAAAGTTAGTAAAAGACGGATTTGATATCCCGTTTGAGACCTTCCTTGGATTTAAGGGGAACAAAGAGCCGGATATCGATCTAAACTTCTCCGGTGAATATCAGAGTAAGGCGCATGCATACTGTGAGGTTATTTTTGGATATGGTCAGACCTTCCGTGCAGGAACCATCGGTACACTAGCAGACAAGACAGCGTTTGGCTATATCAAAAACTATTACGAGGAACGTGGTGTTCGAAAGAGAAACTGTGAGATTGACCGAATTGTACAAGGATGTGTCGGGGTACGACGTACAACCGGACAGCATCCTGGTGGTATTGTGGTATTACCAGTGGGAGAAGAAATCAACACCTTTACGCCGGTGCAGCATCCTGCAAACGATATGACAACGGCGACAGTTACCACGCACTTTGATTACCATTCGATTGACCACAACCTGTTAAAACTTGATATTCTCGGACACGATGATCCTACGATGATTCGTATGTTACAGGATTTGACCGGAATTGACCCTCAGACGATACCGCTTGATGATAAAGCTGTCATGAATCTGTTTAAAAATACAAAATCACTTGGACTAGAACCGGAGGATATCAAGGGCTGTCCGCTTGGATGTCTTGGTATCCCGGAGTTTGGAACAGATTTTGCGATGCAGATGGTTATCGATGCAAAACCACAGGAGTTTTCCGATTTGATTCGAATATCCGGTCTGTCACATGGAACGGACGTTTGGCTTGGAAATGCCCAGACCTTGATTGAAAGTGGAATTGCAACAATTTCAACTGCCATCTGTACACGAGATGACATCATGATTTATCTGATTCAAAAAGGCTTAGAGAGTGAACTTTCGTTTACCATCATGGAGTCGGTTCGAAAGGGAAAGGGATTAAAGGAGGAGTGGAAAGAGGAAATGCTTGCCCACGATGTGCCGCAGTGGTACATTGATTCCTGCTTGAAGATTAAGTACATGTTCCCGAAAGCGCATGCGGCGGCTTACGTTATGATGGCGTGGAGAATCGCTTACTGTAAAGTATTTTACCCGCTTGCATATTATGCGGCATTCTTTTCCATTCGTGCAACCGGATTCACGTATGAACTGATGTGTCAGGGAGAGGAACGTCTGCTTTACTTCATGTCCGATTATGAGAAAAGAAAAGACTCGCTGTCCAAAAAGGAGCAGGATACCTATAAAGATATGAAAATCGTGCAGGAGATGTATGCGAGAGGATTTGACTTCACACCGATTGATATTTACCGTGCCAAACCGGACCGTTTCCAGATTATTGATGGAAAATTAATGCCAGCATTAAACACCATCGAGGGAATGGGCGATAACGCTGCGGTTGCGGTAGCAGAGGCGGCAAAGGATGGAAAATTCCTATCCAAAGACGATTTCCGCCAGAGAACAAAGGTGTCAAAATCCACCATCGACTTAATGAGTGACCTTGGACTTCTTGGAGATATGCCAGAGTCCAATCAGCTTTCACTTTTTGATTTTACATAA
- a CDS encoding DUF5050 domain-containing protein, whose amino-acid sequence MKKKIPFIVLLILIVCIVGFQFFHKRANKTILNDGFVNGNTAGNLFNNGLFCESDGTIYFANPLDQDKLYSMDMNGGNVQKVCDDVVSYLNADDNYVYYARTNLEKASEYPLFNLDTNSLCRLTKKNGKITILDKSPCMYPALVGNYLYYMHYEKETATTLYKVKIDGTEQGQISQTPYYPCSSKGQYIYYNGITEDHNIHQYDTVTGSKSTIYEGNCWMPILVDNNLYFMDCDDDYKLAKVDLSTKEKTTLTTDRVDCFNLSGDYLYYQDNTTTQLCRVKTDGSENQALFDGNYTHINVTSNYIFFEDFQNGTMFYTSTSNPDKIKTFSPEVSE is encoded by the coding sequence ATGAAGAAGAAAATACCTTTTATTGTACTGCTCATTTTGATTGTTTGTATTGTGGGGTTTCAATTTTTTCACAAACGTGCAAACAAGACTATTTTGAATGATGGTTTTGTCAACGGCAATACCGCCGGCAACCTTTTTAACAATGGCCTGTTTTGTGAATCAGACGGTACGATTTATTTTGCAAATCCATTGGATCAGGACAAGCTTTATTCCATGGATATGAATGGCGGGAATGTACAAAAGGTCTGCGATGATGTTGTTTCTTACCTGAATGCAGATGACAATTATGTTTACTATGCCAGAACAAATCTGGAAAAAGCGAGCGAGTATCCTCTTTTTAACCTTGACACCAACAGTCTTTGCAGACTGACCAAGAAAAATGGCAAGATTACCATTCTGGATAAATCTCCTTGCATGTACCCTGCTCTGGTTGGAAATTACCTGTACTACATGCATTATGAAAAAGAGACTGCCACCACACTTTATAAGGTAAAAATCGATGGTACGGAACAGGGACAAATCAGCCAGACACCTTATTATCCATGTTCTTCTAAGGGACAATACATTTATTACAACGGAATCACAGAGGATCACAACATTCACCAGTATGATACCGTAACCGGTTCCAAATCGACCATCTATGAGGGAAACTGCTGGATGCCGATTCTTGTCGACAACAACCTTTACTTTATGGATTGCGACGATGATTATAAGCTTGCAAAAGTAGATTTATCGACCAAGGAGAAGACGACGCTCACAACAGACCGTGTCGATTGTTTTAATCTCTCCGGCGATTACCTTTATTATCAGGATAACACGACAACACAGCTTTGCAGAGTAAAAACCGACGGCAGCGAAAATCAGGCGCTCTTTGATGGAAACTACACACATATCAATGTAACCTCAAACTATATCTTCTTTGAAGATTTCCAGAACGGAACGATGTTTTATACTTCCACAAGTAATCCAGATAAGATTAAAACATTCTCACCAGAAGTTTCAGAGTAA